Genomic window (Rathayibacter sp. VKM Ac-2760):
GAGCTCGACGTTGCGCTCGAGGGCGTCGGAGGTGCCGAAGAGGTCCGCGATGACCGAGTGGTCGATCACCATCTCGGCGGGCGCGAGCGGGTTGATCCTGTTAGCGTCACCGCCGAGGGCCGCGACGGCCTCGCGCATGGTGGCGAGGTCGACGATGCAGGGCACACCGGTGAAGTCCTGCATCACGACGCGCGCAGGCGTGAACTGGATCTCGGTGTCGGGCTCCGACTCGGGCACCCACTCGCCGAGCGCGCGGATGTGGTCGGCCGTGATGTTGGCGCCGTCCTCCGTGCGGAGCAGGTTCTCCAGCAGCACCTTGAGGCTGAACGGGAGCTTCTCGTGACCGGGGACCCGGTCGATGCGGAACACCTCGTAGTCGGCCGAGCCGACCTTCAGGGTGTCTTTCGATCCAAAACTGTCTACCGCGGACACGTCGCCCTCTCCTTCGCTGACGTGGGCTCCGCCGACGGGCGCACCCACATATCCGTTCCCATCTTGGCGACCGCGCACAGCGCCCTGCCACCAAGGAGGACCTAACTATTTATCTTGACGTCGAGACAACTCTACGCGCGATCGGTGCGCGGGGGCGTCTCGTCCCGCTCCGCCGCTCCGCGGTACTCCGCCCGGACCGCCAGGACGGTGAGCACGAGCAGCGGTGCGTAGAGCGGCAGGCCGAGCACGAGCTTCCAGGTGCCGAGCGCCGTCGCGTCCTCCGCGAGGAAGAGCGGGTACTGCACCGCGAGCCGCACGAAGAACAGCGCCGCCCAGGCGAGGGTGAGCAGGGAGAAGAGCCGGCGCTTGCGCCGATCCGCCCGCCATGCGGTGCCGTCGCCCATCAGATAGCCGGCGGCGACGCCGATCAGCGGCCAGCGCACCAGCACCGAGACCAGGAAGACCAGCCCGTAGACCAGGTTCGTGATCAGCCCCGGGACGAAGTTGTCGACCGCGCGACCGGTGAAGAGCGCGAGGGCGGCCGAGATCACGACGCCGAGCAGCCCGCCGACCGCCTGGATGACCGGCGTGCGACCGAGGATCCGCGCGACGGTGAAGAGCACGGCCATCCCGACCGAGGCCACCAGCGAGAGCACGAGCTCACCCGTGACGGTGAAGAGGAGGACGAACGCGACCCCGGGCACGACCGCCTCGAGCACGCCGCGGACGCCGCCCATCGATGTGAGCAGCGCACGGCCGTCGAAGGGCTCGCCGTCGGCGACGACGCCGAGACCGGAGCGGCGGGCGGCCTTCGCGATCGCGTCGGCGACCTCGGGGCGCGGCTCGTCGGGCTCGCCCGGCTGCTCGTCGCGCTCGGAGCCCACGCCGCTCAGCTCGCGCTCTGCTGGGTCTGGCCGCTGTCGGGCACCTTGAGCGGGATGAGGTCGCGCGGCGGCATCGGGCCGGAGCCGCGGACCACGACGATGCTGCGGAAGAGGTCCTCGACGGCGGCCGCGGCCTCCTCGTCGACGGCGCCCTTGCCCGCGATCACGCCACGGAGGAACCAGCGCGGTCCGTCGACGCCGACGAAGCGGGCGATGCGCACCTCGCCGCCGGCGAGCGGCAGCTGCGCGACGATCTCGGGACCGAAGACGCCCTCGCGCTCCGCGGTGGTCCCGCCCTGGCGACCGATCTGCTCGGCGATCTGGCCGCGGATCTCGTGCCAGAGGCCCGAGGAGCGCGGCGCGGCGAACGGCTGCACCTGGAGGGTCGAGCCGGCGTAGTCGAGGCCGACCGCGATGACGCGCTTGGTCGCCTCCTCGACCTCGAGGCGGATGTGCATGCCCTCGCGCGGCAGGACCTTCACGCCGCCGAGGTCGATGTAGGGGCGCACCGGGTTGGCCTCGCGCTCGTCGAGCGGGCCGGCCTCTGCGCGGTCCTCGGGCGCGGACTTCTCGAAGTCCTGCGCCGCGGTCTCGACGGCCGCGTCCTCGGTGCCGGCGGGCTGGATGTCGCTCATGCGTTCTCCTCGTTGGTGCGGACGTCGGGTGCGCCGGACGCGTCCGGCGCTGATGCTGCGGTGGCGTAGCCGGTCGAGCCGAAGCCTCCGGAGCCGCGGACGGACTCGGGGAGCTGCTCGACGGCGGTGAAGCGGGCCCGGACGACGGGCAGGATCACGAGCTGC
Coding sequences:
- a CDS encoding DUF3159 domain-containing protein, yielding MGSERDEQPGEPDEPRPEVADAIAKAARRSGLGVVADGEPFDGRALLTSMGGVRGVLEAVVPGVAFVLLFTVTGELVLSLVASVGMAVLFTVARILGRTPVIQAVGGLLGVVISAALALFTGRAVDNFVPGLITNLVYGLVFLVSVLVRWPLIGVAAGYLMGDGTAWRADRRKRRLFSLLTLAWAALFFVRLAVQYPLFLAEDATALGTWKLVLGLPLYAPLLVLTVLAVRAEYRGAAERDETPPRTDRA
- a CDS encoding DUF3710 domain-containing protein, whose translation is MSDIQPAGTEDAAVETAAQDFEKSAPEDRAEAGPLDEREANPVRPYIDLGGVKVLPREGMHIRLEVEEATKRVIAVGLDYAGSTLQVQPFAAPRSSGLWHEIRGQIAEQIGRQGGTTAEREGVFGPEIVAQLPLAGGEVRIARFVGVDGPRWFLRGVIAGKGAVDEEAAAAVEDLFRSIVVVRGSGPMPPRDLIPLKVPDSGQTQQSAS